Within the Zea mays cultivar B73 chromosome 10, Zm-B73-REFERENCE-NAM-5.0, whole genome shotgun sequence genome, the region actacatcgagttctttgtggattcattactcttggagcttctagctcctagacgactaggtgtctcttgtgagtctccaaatcttgtggaagaccacaagaaagtttgtattacccgcttgtttgagcaaagattatcgtgtgggcttgacctttgtggtcggcaaagggaggattagggttgaaagagacccggctctttgtgggcgcctcaacgaggaagtagggcaccttggtggtatgaccgaacctcgggataaatcttgtgtctcttgtgttcttgctcattgtgcttgttggtgttcgtcgttctctcaccattccgtgaaagatttgtttatatctttttggtgtgtggatcttgagaagtgcccttctcagatctactactttgaaccctatggatcatttagaacatctcatttccaaagttaactaggtgaatttcgagatcaattcagttttacccagtttgcttctagtttttgttgaaaaagttttaacttgcctattcaccccccctctaggcaactttcagcttACCATTTACCAGATTGGTTAACTCGTCGAAATTGTTCCAAACTTTGGATCTCTTCCTTGAGCCGCCACCTGAAGAGGCAGTGGTAGATGCTGGTGGGCTCGTGGAGTCCGTAGCAGTGCCTGTTCTAGAGGCGACGAAATCCTCGAGGTCGACCGGATCTAAATGAGTGACACCAACACCCAATAAGGCTTGTCTAGCATCCATCGCCTCATTGTGGTCCTCAAGTTGTCGCTCCGCCTCCTCATCCTCTGCAGCCGGGTCAAGATCCATAGTATTGAGACCTTGACCTCGACAACGAGGACGAGGAACACACCGGTCTCCGACTCTCGGCTCTCGGCTCTCGGCTCTCGGCACCCGTCTCCGACTCCTCAACGACTGCACGGCACCCGATTTAACCGATACCTACGTTGAGGAACACACCGAAAGAATTAGGGTTAGGAGAAGGGCCCGAAGAACACACTGATAGAATCATAGAATAGGGAAAGGAGTAGGGGTCGAGGGACTCACCTTGTGCAGTCGGAGCACCGGAGACGACGGACGATGGCCGAGATCCGTGGAGCGAGGAGATTAGGGTTAGGGAGAGGACCGGGAGAGGAAGGTAAGGACAGAGAGGAAGTATAGATGTCCAAGCACGGCGCGGGCGACCGACGTGCAACTGATTCAAAGCACAGGAGACACCGGCGGACGGCGGCGAACCGCAGATCCGAGAGGGGAGAGGAGATTAGGGTTTGGGTGGAGCCGCGGAGTTGTAGAGAGCAAGCGAGCGAGGCGAGGGCGAGAGCGTAAATGCGACTGGCGAGGTGAGGGCGAGTCGGCGAGAGCTGTGTCCGTAAATGAGGCGAGGGCGAGAGCTGGGCCGCTGGGGCGCGTCGCGTGCAGCCGGTTAACCTaaccgggccgccgcgtgcctcaCCCTCAGACGGGCCGGGTCGGGCCATACCCGACGGGCCGAATTCTGTGGCCCAGCCCGACACGGCGAACGGGCCGGGCTAGGCCCAGGCACGATTGAAGCCGGGCCGTGCCGGTGCTGGACCGGGCCATTTTCGTGCCGTGTCGCGGGCCACCCGGTGGGCCCGGCCCAGATGGACATCTATACGGTCGAGTACTTCCCGCCTGATGGAATTGACGTGGGGGCAGACGCAAATGAGCGTTACTTTGGCAACTAGTGTATTGTGCGCGCCATGCGTGCTTGTTGATCCGTATATTAGAATGTGTGTGAGTATATTTAAGTGGATAGAAATTGTAGCGTGGATGTATGTAAGGGCCTTCTAGGTCGAATATAGATTAGTTCCCTACACATAAGTATTGTAGGTTAGACAAATGGGAGTCTAAATCGTATAGATAACATAGGATAGTCTTGCACACAGAAACATTGTTAATTAGAGGACTAGGAAATTTCATATATATTTACTTTGATTAGTTATGCAGGAACCCCGTTAGTCACATGTACGAGAAAATTGTAATCACTATTACATCACGTAGTGGGCCAATGAAGGACCAACTAAATTAAGTGCCAATTACCTCCTTTGAGAAATCTATAAGGATTAGTAGTAATTTCCAAACTTCGTTAAACCGGGCTTCAAACCGAAAGATCCTGTCACAAAATATTATAAACATAGATCCAACTCTTTAATGCAACACGTAAACTCAATGCACAAAACAAAATTGTAATCACTATACATCATGTAGTGAGCCAATGAATAACcaactaaattaattgctaattaCTTCCTTTGCCAAATCTGTAAGAATCAGAAGTATTTTCCAACTTCGCTGCACTGGACTTCAAACCGAAAGATCCTATCACAAAGCATTTTAAACATAGATTCAACCCTCTTACACACCATTGCTGATACAATAAAAGCTGGAAAAGCATGCTTTAATTTGTGGTGGCTGTAGGAAAAAAGGAGAGAAGAATAGAGAATTAAAACTAAGTTAGATAAGTTCCAAGGGAAAATCTGAAACAAAATTTTCCAAACAATGTGAACTAAAAAACAAGAAGGCGGGTGGATACCCAGATTTGTAGGTGGGGATGAAGAAACGAAAGAAACCGAATAGATCGAAAACCCACCAAATCGGTTTCGACCTGAAGAAAAAACGAGGAGGGGAGATCCGAAACAAATTttccaaacaaacaaaaaaagACAGGGAGTTAGCAGGATTTGTAGGAGGGGATTTAAAAAATTAAAAAATGcaaagagccaaatagatcagaaACCCAGCAAATCGGATTTCCACAGGGGAAAAGGATAAGTATAGTAATAGATGCACCAAAGTGTATACGTTTCGAGGAAAGAATATTTACTTCACCTTAATCACTTCCAGAAATGGAAACGCGACGAAAACAAACCTGATTTTTTAGCAAGCCCTCCACGATCTCTCGCTGGCAAACAAAGCAATTTACTAGAACTGACGACAGAAGCAGCACAAGAAATAGGAACGATGCGGGTTCACCGGAGCGGACGACGGAGACAACAGAAGACAGAAGAACCAGGCGTGAAGAACCAAGACAGAGGGGAGGAGGGAAAGAGGAACGGAACCAGAAGAACGAGGATGAAGAGTGTCGGCTGCAAACCCGTAGAGGCGAGAGTCGTCCCACGAAGGCAAACATCAGCTAGAATAATCTAGAGATGGAAGGCCGTGGAGCAATGTAAGACGTCGATGAATGATCGTACGTGCGTTAATAATTTAGCAGACGTGGATAGCTTCTTAGGCGGCGTATCTGTTCCGCTTTAATAATATAGAAATTGGCATCAGTGAACAGTGATCGTGCGTGTCGACGTCCAGTCCATGTCTAAAACGGGAACGGGAACGACGGGACCAAACGTACCGTCTGGATCGGACAAGAGGAAGATGCATGCATGGGTCCCTCCCTCCTGCTGGGTGCTGGCGGATGCATGCTGCTACAAGGAAGAAAATAAATTATACTCCCCCCGTCCCCCGTCCACGACAGCTGCGTTCACATCACATAATACTGTACGAAACTCTGTCCCTTTTCTCCATCTCCGCGCTGCACACCAACACAGCGTATTATAAATATAGCTACCGGACCGCGcgagccaccaccaccaccagaccGCCAGCCTCTCGACCTCCGCTCCGCGCGCCATGGCGGCTGGGCATGGCGAGGGCGCCGCCGTGTGCTGCATGTGCGGCGACCGCGGCCTGGCGGACGAGCTGTTCCGGTGCAGGTGCTGCCGCGCCCGCCTGCAGCACAGGTACTGCAGCCACCTGTACCCGCGGCCGGCCGCGTACAGGCAGCAGCTGTGCAGCTGGTGCCTGCGGGCGGCTGCGGCTGCCAACAAGCCCGAGGAGAAGCGGGAGACGCCCGCGTCGGACGAGAAGGcgtgctcgccgccgcccgcggaGCTCGGCCACCCggtgaagaagaagaggcaccgGGCCGAGGAGAGTACGCCCGGGGAGGCGGTGGCCGGGCGGAGGAAGGCGGTGGTTGGTAGCTCAGCTGGTGCGGccagcggcggcggcaagggcgagGAGGTGGTGCGGGCGGGGAAGACGCGCGTGCACAGGGCCAGGGTGCCGCGGTACAAGTACAAGCTCCTCACTGACGTCATCATCGGCTGCTAAAACTACTACAGAGGCTACAGCATCGAGAATCATGCATATACAAGAAGAAGGTGAACGAATCAGTCGGTCGATATCTAATACTCCCTCTGTGCCTTTTCTGCTTCCGTCCCACGCCGGATGAACATAAACTTAGGTGTTGTTTGATTGTCTTAAGGCCTGTTCGCTTCTCTCGGAACGACGGGCCGGAATAATTCCATGTCAAAACTATTCACTAATTTATATAGTTTTTATAAGCCGGAACATTTTCAAGTGCATTCCAAACTAACCGAACGAACCCTTAATGGAATCGGTTTCGATGGGATTAGTTGCATCTTAGATACTGTTTGGTTcaaacactaccggaatccgaggctttgccgagtgttgtattctttgccgagtgccttttgtcgggcactcggcaaagaagactttgccgagtgccgcactcggtaaagttaggctctcggcaacgagcccctttaccgagtgctgaacactcggcacaggtaggcactcggcaaagacaactttgccgagtgtcacacact harbors:
- the LOC109942911 gene encoding uncharacterized protein, translated to MAAGHGEGAAVCCMCGDRGLADELFRCRCCRARLQHRYCSHLYPRPAAYRQQLCSWCLRAAAAANKPEEKRETPASDEKACSPPPAELGHPVKKKRHRAEESTPGEAVAGRRKAVVGSSAGAASGGGKGEEVVRAGKTRVHRARVPRYKYKLLTDVIIGC